From the genome of Verrucomicrobiia bacterium, one region includes:
- a CDS encoding mitochondrial fission ELM1 family protein, with amino-acid sequence MSHPLQWIRVISEGRPGHENQSVGLAYALARRTGAWVEVVRIPPTWNLFPRRRAALQSNPASPQLVIGAGHKVHLPLWFAARKFRARSVVIMEPTWPKRWFDLCILPKHDTEPGHHNPRLITTLGALNRIPEEIPTKLAQGLVLIGGPSRACGWDAPQTLAAVVAVIRTRSNLSWTVTDSRRTPPDFLQQLRAANLPAEIISHQQTPPDWVPAHLLTATETWVTADSVSMIFEAVTAGAQTGVLPVPALHPTAPPMRAIQTLIREGYATTFEDWKSNGQQLAPARSLHETGRCADLVLQKLFPTTAP; translated from the coding sequence ATGAGCCACCCGCTGCAATGGATCCGCGTCATTTCCGAAGGGCGGCCCGGTCACGAAAATCAAAGCGTGGGACTGGCGTACGCGTTGGCGCGTCGCACCGGCGCCTGGGTTGAAGTCGTCCGCATTCCTCCGACCTGGAATTTGTTTCCCCGCCGTCGCGCTGCATTGCAATCAAATCCGGCGTCGCCCCAGCTCGTCATTGGCGCCGGCCACAAGGTGCATCTACCCCTGTGGTTTGCCGCGCGAAAATTTCGGGCGCGTTCCGTGGTCATCATGGAACCCACCTGGCCCAAACGCTGGTTTGATCTCTGCATTTTACCCAAACACGATACCGAACCGGGCCATCATAATCCGCGCCTGATTACCACCTTGGGCGCTTTGAACCGCATTCCGGAGGAAATCCCCACCAAACTGGCCCAAGGCCTCGTGCTGATCGGAGGACCGTCGCGGGCGTGCGGCTGGGATGCGCCCCAAACGCTGGCAGCGGTGGTGGCGGTGATTCGCACCCGCTCGAATTTGAGCTGGACCGTAACCGATTCACGCCGGACGCCACCCGATTTTTTGCAACAGTTGCGCGCGGCAAATTTACCGGCGGAAATCATCTCCCACCAACAGACGCCGCCTGACTGGGTGCCCGCGCATCTGCTGACCGCGACGGAAACGTGGGTGACGGCCGACAGCGTTTCAATGATTTTTGAGGCGGTTACGGCAGGGGCGCAGACGGGGGTATTGCCCGTGCCGGCCCTCCATCCAACCGCGCCACCAATGCGCGCCATCCAAACGCTGATACGTGAGGGTTACGCCACCACGTTTGAAGATTGGAAGAGCAATGGGCAACAACTCGCTCCCGCCAGGTCGTTGCACGAAACCGGGCGCTGCGCAGACCTCGTCTTGCAAAAATTATTTCCTACTACCGCGCCATGA
- the hisF gene encoding imidazole glycerol phosphate synthase subunit HisF, whose amino-acid sequence MIAKRVIPCLDVHAGQVTRGVQFGVAEQGGLRNVGDPVELAVRYNEQGADEMVFFDITATAHGRGTMVDVIERVADQCFMPLTVGGGIKSVDDMYTMLRAGADKISINSSALARPELIREGAEKFGSQCIVVSIDAKRTAPGVDQWGVFSHGGRKDTGLDAIEWAKRAVALGAGEIVLNSIDADGTKAGFDLAITRRISESVGVPVVASGGAGKLEHLAEVLLAGKADAVLAASIFHFGTYTVGDVKQYLAQQNISVRR is encoded by the coding sequence ATGATCGCAAAACGTGTCATTCCGTGCCTGGACGTTCACGCTGGCCAGGTCACTCGCGGCGTGCAATTCGGCGTGGCCGAGCAGGGCGGCTTGCGCAACGTGGGCGATCCGGTCGAGCTGGCGGTGCGCTACAATGAACAGGGCGCGGATGAAATGGTGTTTTTTGACATCACGGCCACGGCGCACGGGCGCGGCACGATGGTGGATGTGATCGAACGCGTGGCGGACCAATGCTTCATGCCGCTCACGGTCGGCGGCGGGATCAAGTCGGTGGACGACATGTACACGATGTTGCGGGCCGGCGCGGACAAGATCAGCATCAATTCCAGCGCGTTGGCCCGGCCGGAACTGATTCGTGAAGGGGCGGAAAAATTCGGCAGCCAGTGCATCGTGGTTTCCATTGACGCCAAGCGCACCGCGCCCGGTGTGGACCAATGGGGCGTGTTTTCCCACGGCGGCCGCAAGGACACGGGCCTGGATGCGATTGAATGGGCCAAGCGGGCGGTGGCACTGGGAGCCGGTGAGATTGTGTTGAATTCCATTGATGCGGACGGCACGAAGGCCGGGTTCGATTTGGCAATTACCCGGCGGATCAGTGAATCCGTCGGGGTGCCGGTGGTGGCGAGTGGTGGCGCGGGCAAGTTGGAACATCTGGCGGAGGTGTTATTGGCCGGAAAAGCGGATGCGGTGCTGGCTGCGAGTATTTTTCATTTCGGCACTTACACGGTAGGCGACGTGAAACAATATCTGGCGCAGCAGAACATTTCGGTCCGACGGTGA
- a CDS encoding acylphosphatase codes for MQILYSGRVQGVGFRYTVQNLATGYEVTGTVRNLPDGRVELTAEGPPAELEAFRGAIRASGLGVNIRQEDVRWEAARGGLVGFAIER; via the coding sequence ATGCAAATCCTGTATTCCGGGCGGGTTCAAGGAGTCGGGTTTCGTTACACGGTCCAAAACCTCGCGACGGGTTACGAAGTCACCGGCACGGTGCGTAATCTGCCCGATGGCCGGGTGGAGTTGACCGCCGAAGGACCGCCCGCTGAATTGGAAGCGTTTCGCGGAGCGATTCGCGCGAGTGGACTGGGCGTCAACATCCGGCAGGAAGATGTGCGTTGGGAAGCGGCTCGAGGTGGTCTTGTTGGGTTTGCCATTGAGCGATAA
- a CDS encoding LysE family translocator, with product MLTALASGILLGFSAGISPGPMLTLVLTQTLRHGWREGCKIALAPLLTDPPIILVTLLLASKLAQWQPLLGAISLAGGIFVLFLAWETFRPAQPHATATAELPRSWLKGIVTNLLNPHPWLFWLTVGTAMLANAMQRDWSVATAFLAGFYLLLVGSKIGIALLVSRSRNFLVGRYYRGLMQLLAGLLVLFALVLFREGLKHLSLI from the coding sequence ATGCTGACCGCCTTGGCGTCCGGGATTCTGTTGGGATTCTCCGCCGGCATTTCACCCGGCCCCATGCTGACCCTGGTGCTCACGCAAACCCTGCGCCACGGGTGGCGCGAGGGCTGCAAAATTGCACTCGCTCCACTGCTGACGGATCCGCCCATCATTCTGGTCACATTACTGTTGGCCTCCAAACTCGCGCAATGGCAACCTCTGCTCGGGGCCATCTCTCTAGCCGGTGGAATTTTCGTGCTGTTCCTCGCATGGGAAACATTTCGTCCGGCCCAGCCCCACGCCACGGCGACAGCCGAACTGCCCCGATCCTGGCTGAAAGGCATCGTCACCAATCTGCTGAACCCGCATCCCTGGCTGTTTTGGCTTACCGTCGGCACCGCCATGCTGGCGAACGCGATGCAACGAGATTGGTCTGTGGCTACCGCGTTCCTCGCCGGATTTTATCTCCTGCTGGTTGGCTCGAAAATCGGCATCGCCCTGCTGGTCAGCCGCTCCCGCAATTTTTTAGTCGGGCGCTACTATCGCGGGCTGATGCAACTGCTTGCGGGATTGCTGGTACTCTTCGCCCTGGTGCTCTTCCGCGAAGGA
- a CDS encoding metallophosphatase family protein, whose amino-acid sequence MKFAIIADIHGNWEAFQVVLADAKQQQVTHYACLGDVVGYNANPKECLDLVRKMNIPCVKGNHDEYCSSEEQLEGFNPAAAEAVNWTRKQLTDDDRKWLRDLKYSRMVTHFTIVHATLDGPQRWGYVFDKLAAAASFTYQNTALCFFGHTHVPVAFVKDSVVRGGTYSKFKIEPGKKYFINVGAVGQPRDNNPKAAYVVFDSTEGTIELRRLDYDIPTTQKKIRAAGLPERLAERLAYGR is encoded by the coding sequence ATGAAGTTTGCGATCATAGCCGACATCCACGGAAATTGGGAGGCGTTTCAAGTCGTACTCGCGGATGCCAAGCAGCAGCAGGTGACCCATTACGCCTGTTTGGGAGATGTGGTTGGTTACAATGCCAATCCCAAGGAGTGCCTGGACCTCGTGCGGAAAATGAACATCCCCTGCGTGAAAGGAAATCACGACGAGTACTGTTCCAGCGAGGAGCAGTTGGAGGGGTTCAATCCCGCCGCCGCCGAGGCCGTCAACTGGACGCGGAAGCAATTAACCGATGACGACCGCAAGTGGTTGCGGGACTTGAAATACTCCCGCATGGTGACGCACTTTACGATCGTACATGCCACGTTGGACGGTCCCCAACGCTGGGGTTACGTGTTCGATAAATTGGCGGCGGCCGCCAGTTTCACCTACCAAAACACGGCGTTGTGTTTCTTCGGGCACACCCATGTGCCGGTGGCTTTTGTCAAGGACAGCGTGGTGCGCGGCGGCACTTATTCAAAATTCAAGATCGAACCGGGCAAGAAATACTTCATCAATGTCGGCGCCGTGGGGCAGCCGCGGGACAATAATCCCAAGGCGGCTTACGTGGTTTTTGACAGCACCGAAGGAACGATCGAGCTGCGCCGATTGGATTACGATATTCCCACGACCCAGAAGAAAATTCGCGCCGCTGGTTTGCCGGAACGGCTGGCTGAACGCCTGGCTTACGGTCGTTAA